TTTCAACTGTGAGTTCACCCTCACTGCTCGTTTTGTCATTATAGCTCTCCTGTTTCAAGTATAAAATATATGACCCTGTCAGTTTTGAATGATTTGCACACTAGCTTAAGTTGCCTTAGTAGCATCTCAAACTGAAAAATGGCATATTTAATGTATCTCATCCAGACAATCCTGTTCCTCTTAACATAAAAATGTTGAAGTTCATACAAAATTTTACCTGATGCCTCTAACAACTGCTAGATAAGGATCACAGATCACTCCAACCAACTCTATTCTGTATGGTTTCCTTTCTACATGTCCATTTTCGTTTTGTtgctcttcctcttcttcttctggtgGTATCTGTTCCCAGTAATTTTCAGTGACAGTTCCATCCTCTGCCACCTTGTAGCCTACCCCCATTCGATAACGGCATTTATGGACATTCCTAGCCATGGCAATTGTTTGCTGGACAAAGGGCTCCCATGATAACGTTCCATCCATGATCACATCGCGGCCTTCATTCAGGGCAGTCACAAGGAGTGATGATGCTGCATCGGTGGATGACTGGTGCACCTATTTTCGAGtaaatttgtcaaaattttcagGATATTCGCATGATAGAAAGATGTGATCtagataaaaatatatgaataaagtAAAATGTGCGTGTGAAAGAGAGTTACCAGCTCAGCAGTTTGAAGCATGTCATGGTGATGAGAGCTAAGGGCTCTGTAAATGACATCGGTCTCTTTGAAAGCATCTGCCTCCACTACCACAGCGTTTGCTGCTGCCTCTGACCAGAATGCTCTGCCAGCCACGTATCCAAGATAAGCTCAGGGATCATTATTAATGTAGAgtgagaaaataataaataaaaagagtggAAGTGAGTGTACTCTTTCATAATGTCATTGAGGACAGTGCTCTTGCCGGCACCCATACCACCGCCCATGAGGAGGAGCACAGGACTCCTCTTACTGAGGGCCACTGGCATCATCACCTCTGTGCAACCACCGGACGGCGCCACCCCTATGGCTTTCATCTCCTCCACCAATGTATTGAACACCCTTGTCACCTTCAAGTCCTTTGTTACCTTCTCAAATCTCTGTTTCCTGTTAACCCACACAAAATCAACTCAATATTAATGGTAGAGTAGTCAGAATTTAGGAGAAGTATTTAAATGACCCTTTTGACTTTGTTGTACCCAATTATTGATATggatatacttaaataataaactgaGATGAGTTGTGATATGACCTGTCTGCTAataatatatcattatttttacattttacatacttttcacaatttattttatttaattttctttatgtaaaaaaaattaatttcttatttttatttttctttccttatcaAACATACCTCAAATTAAAGAGTACTCCAAGGAAAGGATAACCAAATCCCCACCCTTTGAAAGGAAGGAGAGGACCACTAAAAAAACCATGTCTAGAGATAACGGCTGATATTGACTTATGAAAATGGCAACACATGGATATTTAGATAATGTGTCAATGATTATTACCAATTTTAATAGATTCCCGTTGCATTTAAAAAGTGGCATGTTAGCTAAGAAGGACGTTCcaaaaaaatgacataaaagaaatttttaaatatttagattttctattatattaaaaataatatatatagatatttataTGTTGTAATATGTGACTTGAAAGACATGGAGAAAAATGGACAAATATCGAAATGGAGCGACGATATTTGTCATTtaagcttgtatttttattattgatggTGAACGATAGGTTGGGAGGTGTAGGGAGCAATGCTCCCAATGGTACTGTTCAAgggtatttttgaaattttattactaATATAAATAGTAACCCTAATTTAAGATATAATAAaagttttctttccttttatggtGAGgggataatttatcattaaatgtgtgtgtgtgttttttttgtttttctctaatttttttattggaatcATTGCACCAAAATCAACATTATCAATATAATTTAGTCGGTCAAAGagaaatatttaaactttttttttttccttccgtCGTAAAACAAACAccataattctaaaataattataaattattataataaaaatgacaaattcAACTTAAAAGTGGGTGTAACTCCAGCTAGCTCAACGTGCATCATGAGAAATCTTTAAAAAAGTGTCAAATACTTTTATAAAGCGTAGAATATAGCCCGAACAAGTGGCTGAATAAACTGCAGGGAATAAACAACACCCTCTTCACAAATTAAGTTCATATGCCAGTCATCTTCTCCGAAACCAAGACATAGAAGAAAGGCAAATTGAATTCGCAGGTTAATTAGTACCTTGTAGCGGCCATCACAAAGTTCTTGAGCTTCGTTTTCTGCTTATCAGACTCCACACTCAACACCTGCAACTCATACCACAAAAACTGCTCAGATTCTTTACGaaggaagcaaagagaaattgATGCTCCGTCTCTCTTTGTTTTGAATATACATGTATGTACCTGATTGATCATAAGAGAAGCCTGGGTCCAGTGAAAGCCAAAATAGCTGAGGGTGCACCTGTCAAGCTCCTCCACCAGTTTTATATAGAGTGAGTCGGCGTCTGGTTGACTTGAAATATACTCATACATGTTTTCATCACACCCCTTTGATTTCTTGAGATAATCATAAGCTAAATTGCATAACTGGGGACACTCATCCGGATCTGCAAATCCCATTTGCCTTGCTGTGCACCAGGGTCTAAGCTTGTTAATCATTAAAACAAGTGTATATTTAACAAAGTCAAATCTTCAGACTGACGCAGATGTGGTTTTCTTTACCTACGTAATGGGAGAACTTTTCCAGCTTTGCGGCATAGCCGGACTCCGTTCTCTCCAGCCCTGGAGCAATACTCGGATCATTCTCCGGCTTATTCTTTCGGCACCGGCGGTAAAGGGTGGCGGCCATGGGCGCCATGAATCCAAGAGTCGTAGCCAAGAGAAGTGTGAGGTTGACTTTGCCATGGCCCTctgcaaaaaaggaaaaaaaaaaaaaaaagaagttgagTACGGAAAACGTTACCGCCTTGAGAGAAAGAGGTGGAGAGGAGGGGTTACCAGCTGGGTGCTGCATTTTTTCCTGAAAGAGAGGATGTCAGACGGAAGGAAGATGTGAGGATTTGGTTTCATTTATAGGCGTATGGGCCAACATTAAGCTTAGCTTTTGTATACAATAATCTCTAGAATTTTATAGAAGACAAGATATTTACCATATACACCCTTCATTTCTCCAATTTGGATTTTAAGAAGACCCCTAAATTGTCCCATAATAGAATTTTGGGTCAATATGACCCTTTTTCcaaacaatatattatttttagccATGGTTTGAAAATTCcattcaaattagaaaaaatgtaatttcatatactcatataataaaataaataaataaaataaaaaactcaaatttatgaaatacaaattttaaactattatctaaaaataattagtatttcatatattttttggtCAAATGTACTATCTTCCATCATTTAGGTATGGTCTTTTAATAATATAGATGCTATATTGAATAGTATAGAGAGATCATTTATGTATGACCTTTTAATATTATAGATATTatatttagagagagagagagagagagagagaatgcaTATATATCTCCAACTATATCTAATATTCTATTCTTTCAGCCATATTTTAAAGGGATGTGGATCATCATccacattttataaattaaacttccttttcatttgGTGCAGACCTTATATGcacttatttaaaatatgtataagaaagaaagagttTGTTCTAAACAAGGAtaataaaacaatttgtttCACTTCAAAGCAAAGGGGGTTTATACCATTTTTACTCTATAACAAGATAATTTATACCTACCATTCTCCCTCTAGATTTGTGTCTTCTCTCTATCTTTGCCACcactcttaaatttttttttttttttttacttgttatgAAACATGTGTCTTAACAAAATattatctattaaaataaaaatattttaaaattttttaggttagaaaactgttttttagaacaatattctgtttttttaaataaaaaaaatacagaaaacatgtttgataataaaaaatggttttttgtttttcattcttaaaaatagaaaatataacgttttcaaataatattttttaggactaaaataattatacaaatgtataaaataattaaaaataaaatattaaatataaaaattatttttaaaaaatatttaaaacatataaaaatattttaggttttcaaatataattttgttttataaaagttagacaacaatttttaaaaattattttttagaatgattttttaaacaattaaatgaaccaaaataaatagtgttttaacaaaaatttatatattctaggcattaaaataacaatatttgaaattaaataaaaaaaaattaatctgcTAATAATGACTAGGAATGATTTAGTAATTAGACGTGAAGCCAGCAGGTTCCGGATGACCGTCATGTCCAAGGAGTAGGTGACAAGGCATTGGAATTTACAATTGGAAGGGTAGGAAAGGGTGACCAGAGGAATCTGCGGAAATGGAGAGAATAATACAGGGATGAGGGATTCGCTTCGTGGTAGGGGCATTTGCGGAATTATGACACATCTAGGCCTCTTTTGTATAGCCtagcttttattttcattttcaaagtaATAATTGTTTGGAcgaagttttatttatttattttttaaaaaaattattttatagaaaattgagatgaaattttttttaaatgaaattcctttttaaaagttttaaaataaaaaagaaaaataaaattacattaaaaaagtCTTGTAGGACTTACAATGATAATAAGAAAGGAAGatgaatattatttatatgaaataaatattaatataaataaaatattacatcatacattttttaaataaaatattatcttaaatgtttcatttaattattttatttatttatttattatatttttaaatattttaaatgaatatgtattttctttcatattaggataaatattataaaaatacttttcattttacttaattaaatgcattttgaagaaaagaaaaatagaaaataaaaactatttttagaaatgaaaacatttttcaaaatcatataaAAGGTCAGGGTTTGTTTGAGAAAGTTTTGAGAAACTAATCCCCTCATGTTTtcttagaataaaaatttatttgagaatttgaaagattttaaacttattttttatatttttaacttattttaaaaaaaatcgtttgataaaattaacataaaagttattcttgattattaaattgatatatttttccttaccaattttaattaatatttacagtcaataattttgattaatatttattctattaattttaaacaataaattcataaaataatcacaaatatttcttataaaaaaataaatcatgaatacaaaataaaccCATGTCatatatatcaataaaaaaagacaaagaataaattaattattttaatttaataactaaaattacttttaatttttaaattatgatattaaatcattttataaaacatatttaatttacttaaaaacttaaattaaattattaaaaatcatatgaGATTGTTAAATTTACCAAACAAAACAACTCCTCAAGTCAATTTCTTCAATCCAATATCTAAAGGACACACAACAAGCAATATTCCAATCTCAAATTCAACCAATTCGTGGAAAACCAATACACCCctataatcaattttttttttttttcaaaaaagaaaaaaaaaattgttgctatattggaaatgattttctaaattcTTGAATATCACTGAACTATACAAGCAAATTAGATAACTTCAAAAATTCTATTCACAgatgttattttctttatatttttaaatggtttaTGCCAGCAGAAATTGGGGACACCCATCCCAAATGCCTAAAAGCCAAACTTCTTTCTCTCTTCAAGTTTCACTTTCAGATCTTCTTCAGATGGAATCTTGCCACCAGCTCTGGTGGTTGCGCCCCACCACGCCATAAGCTCATCCTGAAAAACCAAAACATGGCAAAGAGGGTCAGTGAAAGATAGTAGGATTAGCCAGCCCCCCAGCTGTAGTTTGTAAGATGTTGAACTCATTGCCCATTCAAATCATTTCCTACTTTCCAATTTCAATGATATAAATCAGAGATATCATGATCAAGAAGTATATGAGAAGAAGATTTCCATACAACCACTCTACTATAGCCAAAGGAATGATCTACAGATTGCAAATGGAAGAAGATTCCATACAACCACTCTACTATAACCATGGAACCATATCAAAGAGATCAACTTACATCAATTCACAATCAAGGAGGCTATGATTCTACTCATTTCTGTAACAAAGGAATTTCCCATTTAGTCTACTAGGTTTGCTCATTGATAAAATATATGGAGATCGTTATCAAAGAaactaaattatataatatataatccTTTTATACTACCTACATGAGATTGGTCATTGAGTTGGGTTGGTTTACCAGACAACACTACTTCTCCACTTAACCAACTCAGATCACACCAAATCCCTGTGATTTCATAAGTTGCATTACCATTACCACTAATTCCCACATGCTTCTATGAGGCATGTGCTCACATGACTCAACGAGGGAGAAAAGGTTTAAATAGCCATGTTCACATTCTAAAATCGTGGAAATGCGGAGGTGAGGACGTTGATTATTGCTTAGATTCATAAACATATAGAACAAACTGTGGGCCCAGAAGGTTAGAAAATAAAGTCATGACCTACCTCAAGGAAATCATGATTAGAGATGTATTGACTTTGGACCAAGCACTTGACACCCCCGATGTTCACAGCGATTGGATTTTTGGAACTTTGTGAAGGTCTTTCTTTTTGTGCCCCTGTAAATTaagcaaagaaaaaggaacatGGAAGAAATTGTTCATTGAAGAAATGCATCAAAACAAATTCAGTATAAACAAGTCCATAAGCAGGAATGGACAATTCTAATTATACCAGATATACAAGCCACATAATAGCCTGTTCCCCCTAGCCCTTCTTCCCACTTCCCAAGCCGCAAGCGCAGGAAAAAACCATTGAGATGTGAGAATGGGAAAACGGAATTCATCCATCTGAGAATCATGTAAAATAGAAGCAATCAGTTATGCAGAAAGTCAAAAATTGAAACAGAGGGAAgctttaaagttaaaaattaagaaaacacatctgataagaaaaaaaaattgtgaaaaccCAACAATGCAATCTGATTGTTAAAGTGTATCGATTTGACCTTTGCAATGAGTTCAAAATCCCACTTTTAAGCTTCATGATGATCATAAATATAGGCGGCTCTTTCCAATATACTTCTGGTTGCAGCTGCTCATATATACCAACGTAGAGCGGATGCAGCAAAAGCTGCAGCCAATTTAGGTCTTACCATCAATCATTATTGAACTTCTTAATTGACATTGTGACTGCTTTGATCAGTGATTAAGCATTGATTTGAGACTTATGGGACATATTGCAATTGGTATAGTAATAGGACTAAGATAGCATACATTTCACTTCCAGTAATTTTCAGATATTCCAGTTCTTTACTCCATTTCCCCAATTTTTCCTTCTTCGTCAATACAGGATCCAAAAGAATGAAGACTTACAATTTTACGTTCATCCTGGTGACAGCTACTCAGATTAATTTctgttgtgattgaaaattttaccattttcatCAAGAAAATATGCCATGtctaacaagaaaaaaagaaactagGGATCTACAGCTGATGCTGCCATAATTTACATGGCCACACATGCATGTGAATATGAAATGAGGACACTGTCAGAAGAATTGCCTATATGTTGAACGGTTTCTAATATCCAACTTGATAGCTACATGGAAATAAAGGGTAATAGCTGGGTGTTTGTTTCACAGATATGAAgcaaataaatcataaaatggCATATGATaccagaaaaacaaaaatgtacaGTGACTAACCATATGATCTATCATGTTGGCtgtaccatttttttaatagcaATAACATTGTAGGCTTGTAGCAAACAACTGATTAGATCATAAACTTCACATATGCAATGCCACTGGAAGATGAGgaattgttatttaaatttacaaaatgtaTCTATTGACAACCCCATGCATCCTTTTGCTGTATGGATGCATTGTTGTCTAAAAGTTCAGAAGGAAGACCATCATACAGGTAGAGAGGAAGTTTTTCAACCAAGTTCCATCACAGATTCCCACAAGTACTCTGGTTTGATCAGGTCAAGAGCCAGCATGGATGATGGCAGCTAGCTATTTCATATTAGTCCAGTCTCTGCATTTATGGACTTAGTAGACAATATTATACCACTTTATCATCTCATAGTTGGGTCTTCTCTGATCATTCACTCTAGCCTGGGACAATATGTGAGAAATAAGTAGCTAATCCGCTTTCTTACCTTCTCTAGGCGATAACTGTGTGATTTAGGGTTATTTCAACCAGAATAATACCAACTTAAAAACAAGAAGTTATTTACCAATTAGCTGAAGCCTTCTATGCCATCTCCTCCTATTGCTGGTCCTGCTTTTCTTAGAATGTGGCATCTAACATTTAATTGGCTCTTGGATCCATCCTAACCTCGCTACATATGATTTAAacagttgtttgataaaatcatAATCCAATTACCATTCCAAGCAGCTAAACATCACCTCAAAAAATTTGGCCCCGTTTAGAAGTTATTCTTGAATCTCAATGAATTTTAACCTTCTGGAAATTGGTAAGCAAATGAAGCTTTAGCAAAAGCTTTTGCACAAAATAAAGAAGCTGTGTTTTTTAATTGACATGGGACCTTATATATCCACCACCGTCATTTTTTTTGGACAAAGTCAACCCTTGGAAGTACTACCTAGAAACTAAAATTATGCTCTGGAAATAAGGAGTTTCATCAAGATATGTcagaatgaaataataaagaaatgggAGCAAATGGTATGTAGCTGCTACAATTATCACCCAGAGTTCCAGAAGAATTCCAAAGTTGAAGCAACTCTTCAGCAGCAATTTGAGAAGACATGAAATTTAACCGTCTTTTACATTCCCCTCTAGGAAATATGTTCTCATGAGTGTAGACACAGTTTCCAGGTATAGAAGTACCCACAGGATGTTGCCTATGAACTTGAGGATTTAAAATAGGGCAAGGACTTCCAAAATCGATATGGCATAAAGATACTAGACAAACATTTCtattcaaatttgcataatCTAAAGATCCTTATGACAATTATTAGTTTTGATGTGTGCTAAGATGTATTTGTGATTATCAGATCTCACATGATGCCTACTTGAGCAAGCTACATGCTATATGCAACGAAAAAACAGGCTAAAAAGGCAAGACAGCACTAACTTACAGGTAGGATGATTAGTATGCTCTACTTACTTGAGTATATCCCCGCGAGACAAACGAAGCCTCTTTATTGCATCAAAGATTCCTTTTGGTACATCTGAAATCTGTGGATTGACAAAATTGCACAAAGGAATTATCTGACTTTCTTTTGACTCAATTTCCCCAGAACTTGAAGCGGTATATTTTTGTACCAGATTTGAATTCGAAAACAATTTGACAGCGGTCATATTTCCATTCCCCTTCTTGTTCAAACTACAGCCAATTTGCATTGTAGGCTTTCTCCCACTGCAAACTCCAAATGCAGCAGCAACTTGGGGTGGATTTTCCTTACTTCCCAGCAGCTTCCCATTTCTTTTGTCTCCAGTATCATGCAGCATCATACCAGAACTACATCGGTTAACCAAAGAAGCACCACATTCTGATTGATTTTGCCTTTTCAAGACACTGGGACATGCAACAGCCCAATGATTGAGCTGAAAACATCTAATGCAAAAACAGGGTGGTTCTTCTGCCCCAGGATATAAATTGTTATTTCTTAGAAGATCCTCCAGCTCGGTTTCCTTTATTTCTGAGCAGTCATGTATACTGTGACCTCTTATGCCACAAAAGAAACAGGTTGGAGTTGCCCGAGCTTCGGTATCTGTTTGATTCAATGTTATAATGTTTTTGAGGGCATCCAATCTCCTAGCAAAGAGGGAAGCCATTGCCTCTGAACTTTTGAATCTTTGCGAAGGTGAAATAGGGTTCAGTTTATATATGGAATTCTGATTGTTATgagcattattttttttgaaccCAAAGGACACCTCAGTACCTCCAGAACAATTCTGTAATTCTGCACCAACAATAGTCAATGGTTCTTCAGTGCAATACTCCCTG
This region of Vitis vinifera cultivar Pinot Noir 40024 chromosome 5, ASM3070453v1 genomic DNA includes:
- the LOC100240916 gene encoding calmodulin calcium-dependent NAD kinase isoform X2, coding for MQHPAEGHGKVNLTLLLATTLGFMAPMAATLYRRCRKNKPENDPSIAPGLERTESGYAAKLEKFSHYVARQMGFADPDECPQLCNLAYDYLKKSKGCDENMYEYISSQPDADSLYIKLVEELDRCTLSYFGFHWTQASLMINQVLSVESDKQKTKLKNFVMAATRKQRFEKVTKDLKVTRVFNTLVEEMKAIGVAPSGGCTEVMMPVALSKRSPVLLLMGGGMGAGKSTVLNDIMKEAFWSEAAANAVVVEADAFKETDVIYRALSSHHHDMLQTAELVHQSSTDAASSLLVTALNEGRDVIMDGTLSWEPFVQQTIAMARNVHKCRYRMGVGYKVAEDGTVTENYWEQIPPEEEEEEQQNENGHVERKPYRIELVGVICDPYLAVVRGIRRAIMTKRAVRVNSQLKSHKRFASAFQRYCQLVDNARLYCTNAMGGPPSLIGWKDGDNKLLVDPEQIKCLTVVSTLKDDADNVYELYTEPKILYEQGSVWKDIVLTPSRASLHLDLRTSIQKIENAKK
- the LOC100240916 gene encoding calmodulin calcium-dependent NAD kinase isoform X1, encoding MQHPAEGHGKVNLTLLLATTLGFMAPMAATLYRRCRKNKPENDPSIAPGLERTESGYAAKLEKFSHYVARQMGFADPDECPQLCNLAYDYLKKSKGCDENMYEYISSQPDADSLYIKLVEELDRCTLSYFGFHWTQASLMINQVHTCIFKTKRDGASISLCFLRKESEQFLWYELQVLSVESDKQKTKLKNFVMAATRKQRFEKVTKDLKVTRVFNTLVEEMKAIGVAPSGGCTEVMMPVALSKRSPVLLLMGGGMGAGKSTVLNDIMKEAFWSEAAANAVVVEADAFKETDVIYRALSSHHHDMLQTAELVHQSSTDAASSLLVTALNEGRDVIMDGTLSWEPFVQQTIAMARNVHKCRYRMGVGYKVAEDGTVTENYWEQIPPEEEEEEQQNENGHVERKPYRIELVGVICDPYLAVVRGIRRAIMTKRAVRVNSQLKSHKRFASAFQRYCQLVDNARLYCTNAMGGPPSLIGWKDGDNKLLVDPEQIKCLTVVSTLKDDADNVYELYTEPKILYEQGSVWKDIVLTPSRASLHLDLRTSIQKIENAKK